A single region of the Liolophura sinensis isolate JHLJ2023 chromosome 9, CUHK_Ljap_v2, whole genome shotgun sequence genome encodes:
- the LOC135475589 gene encoding complement C1q-like protein 4 has product MTSLTLVTVAVCMFVIPAFGGWSPYYYEHGPHGSGTNQAGAGRLGGVGRRGGAVGQGRPSSRQLPRKLPQPEVYVNTQDAVATSVVRTTDQYFYKPAPVDFDNIITNINGGYNTEYGVFTAPVPGIYSINYHVQSKKGSTKEAHVDLTQNGEVVNSAKAEGDCVTASNSAVLYLDQFDRLSVNGREGTIIGCENNGFCSFSVSLVKPGRFTDLKVSRATPAPYEGR; this is encoded by the exons ATGACGTCTCTGACTCTTGTCACGGTGGCCGTCTGTATGTTCGTCATTCCTGCATTCGGTGGCTGGTCTCCATATTACTACGAGCATGGTCCACACGGCTCAG GAACCAATCAGGCAGGAGCTGGACGACTCGGAGGTGTTGGGAGACGAGGAGGTGCTGTTGGACAAGGTAGACCTTCTAGCCGACAACTTCCCAGGAAACTGCCTCAGCCGGAAGTATACGTCAACACTCAGGATGCCGTGGCCACATCTGTGGTCAGAACCACTGACCAGTACTTCTACAAACCCGCACCGGTTGACTTCGACAACATCATCACAAACATCAATGGCGGGTACAACACAGAATACGGCGTCTTCACTGCTCCTGTGCCAGGAATCTATTCCATCAACTATCACGTACAAAGCAAGAAAGGCAGTACCAAAGAGGCCCATGTGGATCTGACCCAGAACGGAGAAGTCGTCAACTCGGCCAAGGCAGAAGGTGATTGTGTCACGGCCTCCAACTCCGCCGTCCTCTACCTTGACCAGTTTGACCGGCTTAGTGTTAACGGTCGTGAAGGAACCATCATTGGCTGTGAGAATAACGGTTTCTGTAGCTTCAGCGTGTCTCTGGTTAAACCGGGTAGATTCACTGATCTAAAAGTCTCCCGAGCTACACCGGCACCTTACGAAGGACGCTGA